The proteins below are encoded in one region of Apium graveolens cultivar Ventura chromosome 4, ASM990537v1, whole genome shotgun sequence:
- the LOC141718505 gene encoding uncharacterized protein LOC141718505 — MLEDMLRACALEWTGDWDKYLYLVEFAYNNSWHASIGMPPFAALYGRRFRVPSCWDEVGERVIEGSELVRITNEKVEKVKESLKEARYRQKSYADQHRKFGGFEPGDHVFLKVWPCKGVKHFVQYPLHKIREYLSCEEEAEVILAREEQVLRKNTIPFVKLLWKNLSEREATWELEESVREKYPHLFESGTSI, encoded by the exons ATGCtggaggatatgttgagggcGTGTGCTTTGGAGTGGACAGGTGATTGGGATAAATATTTGTATCTGGTAGAGTTTGCGTATAATAATAGTTGGCACGcaagtattggtatgccaccatttgCGGCTTTATATGGTAGGAGGTTCAGGGTaccatcttgttgggatgaggttggtgagagagtcATTGAAGGGTCAGAGTTGGTTAGAATCACTAATGAGAAGgtagagaaagttaaagaaagtttgaaggaagcTCGATATCGTCAAAAGAGCTATGCGGACCAACACAGAAAGTTTGGTGGATTTGAACCGGGTGATCATGTGTTCTTGAAGGTGTGGCCTTGTAAGGGTGTGAAGCAttttg TTCAGTATCCATTGCATAAGATTAGAGAATATCTTTCTTGTGAGGAAGAAGCTGAGGTTATCTTAGCTCGAGAGGAGCAAGTTTTGAGGAAGAACACCATTCCGTTTGTGAAGCTTTTGTGGAAAAATCTTTCTGAGAGAGAggcgacttgggagttagaagaATCTGTTCGTGAGAAATATCCGCATTTGTTCGAATCAGGTACGAGTATTTAG